Proteins from a genomic interval of Salinarchaeum sp. Harcht-Bsk1:
- a CDS encoding protein kinase, with translation MAIENQPGVRALIRRTLDAPADAREAVPALVDALDHDDPVVRAGVAWAICAVATAHPADAPVIVRRLDGRHGHTAAMAANWIRRELDVDAGASTASSPAPPSSSADDSADDPADSADESPSTQLSGRSESGADADDDVDRQRDEESSDDPTDSGDPIRERPDEVVQNGQFTIELARTDLDALEIVEPVESDRHSWTYAGMAGIDAERHAVLVRTYRSPLGARHSTFSGAFEDVLADWDGVDDHENVLTVHDFGRRPHPWIVTGYAPRTLRSVGRLPVQAALRVGLDAAKGLAHAHEKGITHRTLDPRSIALDSEQGRPVGKLANFGIVDAFQAVDGPLPLDSRFAAPELFDSSHGAVDWLTDVYQLGAVLYTAFAGRPPYRESLVSHGGPAGLSYEPPSSVVEDVPVAADRIVAKAMATHKIARYESADEFARDLQSALSEVEDGT, from the coding sequence ATGGCGATAGAGAATCAACCGGGCGTCCGTGCCCTCATTCGCCGGACGCTCGACGCCCCAGCGGACGCTCGCGAGGCCGTTCCGGCGCTCGTGGACGCGCTCGACCACGACGATCCGGTGGTCCGCGCCGGCGTCGCCTGGGCGATCTGCGCCGTGGCAACAGCCCATCCAGCGGACGCGCCGGTGATCGTCCGCCGACTCGACGGTCGCCACGGCCACACCGCGGCGATGGCCGCGAACTGGATCCGCCGAGAGCTAGACGTCGACGCCGGGGCTTCGACCGCCTCGAGCCCTGCTCCCCCCTCGTCCAGCGCAGACGACTCCGCCGACGACCCGGCCGACTCCGCCGACGAATCGCCGTCCACCCAGCTTTCAGGACGCTCGGAGTCCGGGGCGGACGCTGACGACGACGTAGACCGACAGCGCGACGAAGAGTCGAGCGACGACCCGACCGATTCGGGCGATCCGATCCGCGAACGACCGGACGAGGTGGTCCAGAACGGCCAGTTCACCATCGAACTCGCACGGACCGACCTCGACGCCCTCGAGATCGTCGAGCCAGTCGAGTCCGATCGTCACTCCTGGACGTATGCCGGCATGGCTGGCATCGACGCGGAACGCCACGCCGTACTCGTGCGGACCTACCGGTCGCCTCTGGGCGCACGCCACTCGACGTTTTCCGGCGCCTTCGAGGACGTGCTCGCTGACTGGGACGGCGTCGACGATCACGAGAACGTCCTGACAGTCCACGACTTTGGCCGCCGACCACACCCCTGGATCGTTACCGGATATGCGCCGCGTACGCTCAGATCGGTCGGTCGCCTCCCGGTCCAGGCGGCGCTCCGGGTTGGCCTCGACGCGGCGAAGGGTCTCGCTCACGCCCACGAGAAGGGCATCACCCACCGGACGCTCGATCCTCGCAGCATCGCGCTCGATAGCGAGCAGGGCCGCCCGGTCGGCAAACTCGCGAACTTCGGGATCGTCGACGCGTTCCAGGCCGTGGACGGCCCGCTCCCGCTCGATTCCAGGTTCGCCGCACCGGAGCTGTTCGACTCGTCTCACGGTGCAGTCGACTGGCTCACCGACGTCTATCAGCTCGGAGCCGTGCTCTACACGGCCTTCGCCGGCCGACCACCGTATCGAGAATCCCTCGTCTCCCATGGTGGTCCGGCCGGCCTCTCCTACGAGCCGCCCTCAAGCGTCGTCGAGGACGTCCCCGTCGCAGCCGATCGGATCGTCGCCAAGGCGATGGCGACCCACAAGATCGCTCGCTACGAGAGCGCCGACGAGTTCGCCCGCGACCTGCAGAGCGCACTCTCGGAGGTCGAGGACGGGACATGA
- a CDS encoding tRNA uridine(34) 5-carboxymethylaminomethyl modification radical SAM/GNAT enzyme Elp3, whose amino-acid sequence MSTGDGFEQACEELVERVLAGELERDDVESAKLEVCSKYSASKVPKHTELLDRAPDGRRDELAEVLHRKPVRTASGVSPVAIMTSPAPCPHGKCLYCPGGPDSEFESSQSYTGLEPAAARGEQNDYDPYGQVTLRLNQLREIGHPVDKVELILMGGTMTARSHDYQEWFVKEALRAMNDFDPDAEPNPAEDESFAPERPAARDRSVARTPGEYHYTEDVIARNETGDVRAIGITFETKPDWCDPEQVNRMLRLGGTKVEVGVQTTFERINREMHRGHGMEAAVSANRRLRDAGFKVGFHMMPGQPGASKEMVLEDFRRLVERPEWRPDYLKIYPTLIVEDTVTYDMFRRGEFEPLGNDEAAELVAEIKSMLPRYTRLQRVQRDIPATIIEGGVWKSNLRQLARQRMDEHGWTCDCIRCREVGMNDEVPESPELRVDTYEVAGGTEHFCSIEDFDRDLLIGFCRLREPGDPIRRELQDAAIIRELHVYGSELGIGEPGGTEDDAAQADEADAGFQHQGHGRRLVERAESIARERGYEKLAVIAGIGAREYYREQLGYRQDGPYVSKRL is encoded by the coding sequence ATGAGCACCGGCGACGGCTTCGAGCAGGCCTGTGAGGAACTGGTCGAGAGAGTCCTCGCCGGGGAACTCGAGCGGGACGACGTCGAGTCTGCTAAACTCGAGGTCTGCTCGAAGTACTCCGCCTCGAAGGTGCCCAAGCACACGGAGCTGCTCGACCGGGCGCCCGACGGCCGTCGGGACGAACTGGCCGAAGTGCTGCACCGCAAGCCCGTCCGGACGGCGTCCGGCGTTTCGCCGGTCGCGATCATGACCAGTCCGGCGCCCTGCCCACACGGGAAGTGCCTCTACTGCCCAGGCGGCCCTGACTCGGAGTTCGAGTCGTCTCAGAGCTACACCGGGTTGGAGCCCGCCGCGGCGCGCGGCGAGCAGAACGACTACGATCCCTACGGCCAGGTCACGCTCCGGCTCAACCAGCTTCGGGAGATCGGTCACCCCGTGGACAAGGTCGAGTTGATCCTCATGGGCGGAACGATGACCGCGCGGAGCCACGACTATCAGGAGTGGTTCGTGAAGGAGGCGCTGCGGGCGATGAACGACTTCGATCCCGACGCCGAGCCGAATCCCGCCGAGGACGAGAGCTTCGCGCCCGAACGGCCGGCTGCACGCGACCGCTCGGTCGCCCGGACTCCCGGCGAGTACCACTACACGGAGGACGTGATCGCCCGGAACGAGACTGGCGACGTTCGCGCGATCGGAATCACGTTCGAGACGAAGCCCGACTGGTGTGACCCCGAGCAGGTGAACCGGATGCTCCGTCTCGGCGGCACGAAGGTCGAGGTCGGGGTGCAGACCACCTTCGAGCGGATCAACCGCGAGATGCACCGCGGGCACGGCATGGAGGCCGCGGTGTCGGCGAACCGGCGGCTACGCGACGCCGGGTTCAAGGTCGGCTTCCACATGATGCCGGGGCAGCCCGGTGCATCCAAGGAGATGGTACTGGAGGACTTCCGCCGACTCGTCGAGCGGCCGGAGTGGCGCCCGGACTACCTCAAGATCTACCCGACGCTGATCGTCGAGGACACCGTCACGTACGACATGTTCCGTCGCGGCGAGTTCGAGCCCCTCGGGAACGACGAGGCCGCCGAACTCGTCGCGGAGATCAAGTCGATGCTGCCCCGGTACACCCGCCTCCAGCGGGTCCAGCGCGACATCCCGGCGACGATCATCGAGGGCGGCGTCTGGAAGTCGAACCTGCGCCAGCTCGCACGACAGCGGATGGACGAGCACGGCTGGACCTGCGACTGCATCCGCTGTCGCGAGGTCGGGATGAACGACGAGGTGCCGGAATCCCCAGAGCTTCGCGTCGACACCTACGAGGTCGCAGGCGGGACCGAGCACTTCTGCTCCATCGAGGACTTCGATCGCGACCTCCTGATCGGCTTCTGCCGGCTCCGCGAACCGGGCGATCCGATCCGTCGCGAGCTACAGGACGCGGCCATCATTCGGGAGCTCCACGTGTACGGGAGCGAACTCGGCATCGGCGAGCCCGGAGGCACCGAGGACGATGCCGCGCAGGCGGACGAGGCCGACGCTGGCTTCCAGCACCAGGGGCACGGTCGGCGCCTCGTCGAGCGCGCCGAGTCCATCGCGCGGGAGCGCGGCTACGAGAAGCTGGCCGTCATTGCCGGCATCGGCGCACGCGAGTACTACCGCGAGCAACTCGGCTATCGCCAGGACGGCCCCTACGTCTCGAAGCGTCTCTGA
- a CDS encoding PH domain-containing protein: MTVPERSLHPRIRTIWIVRALGWSLFLGAIAVGATWQWLEVTLLAPAGLAAVILVLSVTHAIFRYRAWQYEFREDAIYLERGVLTRVRTVVPFVRIQHVDTARGPVDRVAGLSTLVVYTAGSRGADVTIPGIEADRADEHQRRLKQLAIAAEDDTAV; this comes from the coding sequence TTGACCGTCCCCGAACGGTCGCTCCATCCGCGCATCCGGACGATCTGGATCGTCAGGGCGCTGGGCTGGTCACTGTTCCTCGGTGCGATTGCCGTCGGAGCGACCTGGCAGTGGCTGGAGGTCACCCTGCTCGCGCCAGCCGGTCTCGCCGCGGTGATCCTCGTCCTCTCCGTCACCCACGCGATCTTCCGCTACCGCGCCTGGCAGTACGAGTTCCGTGAGGACGCGATCTACCTCGAACGGGGCGTCCTGACTCGCGTCCGAACCGTCGTCCCGTTCGTTCGGATCCAGCACGTCGACACCGCCCGCGGTCCGGTCGATCGGGTGGCAGGGCTCTCGACGCTCGTGGTGTACACTGCCGGCTCCCGGGGCGCCGACGTGACGATTCCCGGCATCGAAGCCGATCGTGCCGACGAGCACCAGCGCCGGCTCAAACAGCTCGCGATCGCTGCGGAGGACGACACCGCCGTATGA
- a CDS encoding PH domain-containing protein produces MKLHPLSVPYRAARTVGNLIVVLIFAFFGIPQFLDGALAVAVTGVLIILGLVAIVGWQYAYYRRFEYTLTDNTLDIDAGVLSRRSREIPYGRIQNVSIERTIVQRALGLAEVRVETAGGSQSEAHLQFVGKAEADRLQDELSERKQHSREQRAAETGTQASVAEAEARPADRRELLFEMTSRELVVLGIVSLDSRILPLVFFALTPFLSEIGELLGGSAGVAVLVLPAIVLAIYLATAVVSAAYAVTNYYGFRLYEIGDELRYERGLLQRFSGTIPLPKVQAVTITENVLARRFGYASLTAETAGFSPGQEGGSEAAIPIARRDRVVDLAESIEPVELPTFERPPKRARTRYVARYSIVLGILTAVSYGAVAAGWWGGQWWLVLLAAPFVPVAAHLKWRNLGYALTDDHVVTRNGFWSRTTKIVPYHRVQTVADTQTIFQRRRALATLHVDVAGSRSLVSDDSKALDVDREVAAELRETIASRLLDDLAERADRPEDRFRDAPIEPVEETAPSGGPSNESATGGSQPE; encoded by the coding sequence ATGAAGCTTCACCCGCTCTCGGTCCCCTACCGGGCGGCCAGGACCGTCGGGAACCTGATCGTCGTCCTCATCTTCGCGTTCTTCGGGATTCCGCAGTTCCTCGACGGCGCGCTCGCCGTCGCAGTCACGGGCGTCCTGATCATCCTGGGACTGGTCGCGATCGTCGGCTGGCAGTACGCCTACTACCGACGCTTCGAGTACACGCTGACCGATAACACCCTGGACATCGACGCCGGCGTACTCTCCCGCCGGTCCCGCGAGATCCCCTACGGCCGCATTCAGAACGTCTCGATCGAGCGGACGATCGTGCAGCGAGCACTTGGACTCGCTGAGGTGCGGGTCGAAACTGCTGGTGGGAGCCAATCGGAAGCCCACCTGCAGTTCGTCGGGAAGGCCGAGGCCGACCGCCTGCAGGACGAACTCAGCGAGCGGAAGCAGCACAGTCGCGAGCAACGAGCGGCGGAAACCGGAACCCAGGCGAGCGTTGCGGAGGCCGAGGCTAGGCCCGCCGATCGACGGGAACTCCTCTTCGAGATGACGTCGCGGGAACTGGTCGTCCTCGGCATCGTCTCGCTGGACTCCCGGATCTTGCCGCTCGTGTTCTTCGCGCTCACGCCCTTCCTCTCCGAGATCGGCGAGTTGCTCGGCGGCTCGGCGGGTGTCGCGGTACTCGTCCTTCCCGCCATCGTGCTCGCGATCTACCTCGCGACGGCGGTCGTGAGCGCGGCCTACGCCGTGACGAACTACTACGGGTTCAGACTCTACGAGATCGGCGACGAACTCCGCTACGAGCGCGGGCTCCTCCAGCGGTTCTCCGGGACGATCCCCCTCCCGAAGGTCCAGGCAGTCACGATCACCGAGAACGTCCTCGCCCGCCGATTCGGTTACGCCTCCCTGACTGCCGAGACCGCTGGCTTCTCGCCGGGCCAGGAAGGCGGAAGCGAGGCAGCGATCCCGATCGCTCGCCGCGATCGGGTCGTCGACCTCGCCGAATCGATCGAACCCGTCGAGTTGCCGACGTTCGAACGGCCGCCGAAGCGGGCGCGAACGCGCTACGTCGCCCGCTATTCGATCGTCCTGGGCATCCTGACTGCCGTGAGCTACGGTGCGGTGGCCGCGGGCTGGTGGGGCGGCCAGTGGTGGCTCGTCCTGCTCGCCGCGCCGTTCGTGCCCGTCGCCGCTCACCTCAAGTGGCGCAACCTCGGCTACGCGCTGACCGACGACCACGTCGTCACGCGCAACGGGTTCTGGAGTCGCACGACGAAGATCGTGCCGTATCACCGCGTGCAGACCGTCGCAGATACGCAGACGATCTTTCAGCGTCGTCGTGCACTCGCGACGCTACACGTCGACGTCGCCGGGTCCCGGAGTCTCGTCAGCGACGACAGCAAAGCGCTGGACGTCGATCGCGAGGTCGCCGCCGAGCTCAGGGAGACGATCGCCAGCCGCCTGCTGGACGACCTCGCCGAGCGAGCGGATCGGCCGGAGGATCGGTTCCGGGACGCGCCGATCGAGCCAGTCGAGGAGACGGCGCCGTCGGGCGGCCCCAGCAACGAGTCAGCCACGGGCGGTAGCCAGCCAGAGTGA
- a CDS encoding DUF6069 family protein codes for MEHTEARYPVPNSGASLARRTTAAAGVAILALVVQAIVDALGVELGASGSTSPFQAAPLIGATVVAGVGAAIAYAAMVRFTNRPVRNFVAVEVAVFAVMLLPVFLAPPSGITATGQGLLVLYHLLVAGPLVGFIVGAVSV; via the coding sequence ATGGAGCATACAGAAGCACGGTATCCCGTCCCGAACTCGGGCGCTTCGCTCGCGCGACGGACGACAGCGGCTGCTGGCGTTGCGATCCTCGCACTGGTGGTCCAGGCCATCGTCGACGCACTCGGCGTCGAACTCGGTGCGTCCGGCTCCACGTCACCGTTCCAAGCCGCTCCGCTGATCGGCGCCACGGTCGTGGCCGGCGTCGGTGCTGCGATCGCCTACGCAGCGATGGTCAGATTCACGAACCGGCCAGTGCGGAACTTCGTCGCCGTCGAGGTAGCTGTGTTCGCCGTCATGCTCCTCCCCGTTTTTCTGGCACCACCGTCGGGTATTACTGCCACGGGACAGGGACTGCTCGTCCTGTACCACCTGCTGGTCGCCGGGCCGCTCGTCGGGTTCATCGTCGGCGCCGTCTCGGTGTAA
- a CDS encoding chorismate mutase, giving the protein MQDMSLDELREEIESIDRELVELIARRTYVADSVAAVKDEQDLSTTDEEQEQRVMDRAGKNAEQFDVDANLVKAIFRLLIELNKVEQRESR; this is encoded by the coding sequence ATGCAGGACATGTCCCTCGACGAACTTCGCGAAGAGATCGAGTCGATCGATCGCGAACTCGTCGAGCTGATCGCCCGGCGGACGTACGTCGCGGACTCGGTCGCGGCGGTCAAGGACGAGCAGGACCTGTCCACGACCGACGAGGAACAGGAACAGCGCGTCATGGATCGCGCTGGCAAGAACGCCGAGCAGTTCGACGTCGACGCCAACCTCGTGAAGGCAATCTTCCGGCTGCTGATCGAACTGAACAAGGTCGAGCAGCGGGAGAGTCGCTGA
- a CDS encoding shikimate kinase: MDGRARAPGAGTVLNALATGRGSAFAIEAYTTASVSLDTELEVVTGEIAGAPDADTALIERCVELVVERFGDGEGGAVRTESDVPMAAGLKSSSAAANATVLATLDALGVADEDPTLVETGAIDRADACRIGVQAARDVGVTVTGAFDDASASMLGGVTVTDNTEDDLLAREERDWDVLVYTPDEQAFTADADVDRCERIAATADLVAEHALEGDFARAMTVNGFAFSAALEFPTEPMIEALPHAEGVSLSGTGPSVVAVGERTELEAVEAIWQERPGTTRLTTTQIEGATIQ, translated from the coding sequence ATGGACGGTCGGGCACGGGCACCGGGTGCAGGGACGGTGCTCAACGCACTGGCGACCGGGCGCGGATCGGCGTTCGCCATCGAGGCCTATACCACCGCCAGCGTCTCGCTCGATACGGAACTGGAGGTCGTGACGGGCGAGATCGCCGGGGCACCAGACGCGGACACGGCGTTAATCGAGCGCTGCGTCGAACTCGTCGTCGAGCGGTTCGGCGATGGCGAAGGCGGCGCGGTGCGGACCGAGAGTGACGTGCCGATGGCAGCCGGGCTGAAGTCCTCCAGCGCGGCGGCGAACGCGACGGTCCTCGCCACGCTCGACGCGCTCGGCGTCGCCGACGAGGATCCGACGCTCGTCGAAACGGGCGCCATCGATCGCGCCGACGCCTGTCGCATCGGCGTCCAGGCCGCACGCGACGTGGGCGTCACCGTCACTGGCGCGTTCGACGACGCCTCGGCGAGCATGCTGGGTGGCGTGACGGTGACGGACAACACCGAGGACGACCTGCTTGCCCGAGAGGAGCGCGACTGGGACGTGCTCGTCTACACGCCCGACGAGCAGGCCTTCACCGCCGACGCGGACGTCGATCGCTGCGAGCGGATCGCCGCGACGGCGGACCTCGTCGCCGAGCACGCTCTCGAGGGCGACTTCGCCCGGGCGATGACGGTCAACGGGTTCGCCTTCTCCGCGGCGCTCGAGTTCCCCACGGAGCCGATGATCGAGGCGCTGCCCCACGCCGAGGGCGTCTCGCTGTCGGGCACGGGCCCGAGCGTCGTTGCCGTCGGCGAGCGAACGGAACTCGAGGCCGTCGAGGCGATCTGGCAAGAACGGCCGGGGACGACGCGACTGACGACCACGCAGATCGAGGGTGCAACCATCCAATGA
- a CDS encoding DUF5796 family protein has translation MSHRSTVSPATLPVELREEGVVVEYLDEREAFYRGVPQKREGSVRTRPGVLVQVLVTDPTDSEGVLTYVNDRSTHDDILEETGVGRVFVEPGEETELFPGVTARADGHAIVIEGEPEVARGRIFVFAEDEMAEQSYEIVSPEEDESTEEPGDATEP, from the coding sequence ATGTCCCATCGTTCGACAGTCTCCCCTGCGACCCTCCCCGTCGAGCTCCGGGAAGAGGGCGTCGTCGTCGAGTACCTCGACGAGCGGGAGGCCTTCTATCGCGGCGTTCCGCAGAAACGCGAGGGGTCGGTCCGCACTCGCCCCGGCGTGCTCGTGCAGGTGCTCGTCACCGATCCGACCGACAGCGAGGGCGTGCTGACGTACGTCAACGATCGCTCGACGCACGACGACATCCTCGAAGAGACCGGCGTCGGCCGCGTGTTCGTCGAACCCGGCGAAGAGACTGAACTGTTCCCCGGCGTGACTGCCCGCGCCGACGGACACGCCATCGTGATCGAGGGCGAACCCGAGGTCGCACGAGGGCGAATCTTCGTGTTCGCGGAGGACGAGATGGCCGAGCAATCCTACGAGATCGTTTCGCCGGAGGAGGACGAGTCCACCGAGGAGCCGGGCGACGCGACCGAACCGTAA
- a CDS encoding MaoC family dehydratase, giving the protein MPGRYFEEFDVGETIRHDKRRTISESDNQRFCDMTMNQQPLHLDADFAADTQFGDRLVNGLYTLSLAVGLTIPETTDGTIVANLSYDDVEHPAPVFHGDTIRAQSTVTDARETSDGERGIVTMHVEAFVVDPVRDEATADAKRPVRDPNDDGEVLVCSFERTVLSQKRPDDPD; this is encoded by the coding sequence ATGCCCGGGCGCTACTTCGAGGAGTTCGACGTCGGCGAGACGATCCGGCACGACAAGCGCCGCACGATCAGCGAGTCCGACAACCAGCGCTTCTGCGACATGACGATGAACCAGCAGCCCCTCCACCTCGACGCCGACTTCGCCGCGGACACGCAGTTCGGCGACCGCCTCGTGAACGGCCTCTACACCCTCTCGCTGGCCGTCGGTCTCACGATCCCCGAGACGACGGACGGGACGATCGTCGCGAACCTCTCCTACGACGACGTCGAGCACCCGGCGCCGGTCTTCCACGGCGACACGATCCGCGCCCAGTCGACGGTTACCGACGCTCGCGAGACCAGCGACGGCGAGCGGGGCATCGTGACGATGCACGTAGAGGCGTTCGTGGTCGATCCGGTGCGGGACGAGGCCACTGCCGACGCGAAGCGGCCGGTTCGCGATCCGAACGACGACGGCGAGGTGCTGGTCTGTTCCTTCGAGCGGACCGTGCTCTCCCAGAAACGGCCCGACGATCCGGACTGA
- a CDS encoding co-chaperone YbbN yields MTTTTKPRRVTVPELEELVEAEPAVLAEFYSRSCPACDAQEPILGGVAREYEGVVAMVDPGEDFSALSEYGIRSTPSFVRFEEGEPAGTLADGVVGADRLLEFARTGAN; encoded by the coding sequence ATGACTACCACCACGAAACCACGACGCGTGACCGTCCCGGAGCTCGAGGAGCTCGTCGAAGCGGAGCCTGCAGTCCTCGCGGAGTTCTACTCCCGGAGCTGTCCGGCCTGTGACGCACAGGAGCCGATCCTCGGCGGCGTCGCCCGCGAGTACGAGGGCGTCGTCGCGATGGTCGACCCCGGCGAGGACTTCTCCGCGCTCTCCGAGTACGGCATCCGAAGCACGCCGAGTTTCGTCCGCTTCGAGGAGGGCGAACCGGCCGGGACGCTCGCCGACGGCGTCGTCGGAGCCGACCGGCTGCTCGAGTTCGCACGAACCGGCGCGAACTAA
- a CDS encoding CoA ester lyase has product MPRRSVLFTPGDRREMLVGAADSDADALVFDLEDGVAPARKSEARETVRSVLADDAFAPDAECFVRVNPIEFERGSGPNGQGAVREDLREIAAAADAIDGIVLPKTSDAGDVRRLGGLLRTHGLPRSILALVETAAGVQEAPGIASAGGTTGLVLGTEDLAADVGASPSADRTESRYARQRVVTAAAAAGVDAIDTLWTDFEDEAGLRDDAADAVRLGFDGKLAIHPAQVGPINEAFTPDETQRDWADRVLAAREEAGDRGAFAVDGEMIDAPLLARAERIAERARAAGFDSVGAATEE; this is encoded by the coding sequence ATGCCACGGCGGAGCGTGCTCTTTACCCCAGGGGATCGCCGCGAGATGCTCGTCGGTGCGGCAGACAGCGACGCCGACGCCCTCGTCTTCGACCTCGAGGACGGCGTCGCACCCGCGCGCAAGTCCGAAGCGCGGGAAACCGTGCGATCGGTGCTCGCGGACGACGCGTTCGCTCCCGACGCCGAGTGCTTCGTGCGCGTGAATCCGATCGAATTCGAGCGTGGTAGTGGACCGAACGGACAGGGCGCGGTCCGCGAGGACCTTCGGGAGATTGCAGCGGCAGCCGACGCGATCGACGGGATCGTGCTCCCGAAGACGAGCGACGCCGGCGACGTCCGGCGGCTCGGCGGACTGCTCCGGACGCACGGCCTCCCACGATCGATACTGGCACTCGTCGAGACGGCCGCTGGCGTGCAGGAGGCCCCGGGGATCGCCAGTGCGGGCGGAACCACTGGACTCGTCCTCGGAACCGAGGACCTCGCCGCCGACGTCGGCGCCTCGCCGAGTGCAGACCGAACAGAGAGCAGGTACGCTCGACAACGGGTCGTGACCGCCGCGGCCGCAGCCGGCGTCGACGCGATCGACACGCTCTGGACCGACTTCGAGGACGAAGCCGGCCTTCGGGACGATGCGGCCGATGCAGTCCGACTCGGCTTCGACGGCAAACTCGCCATCCATCCCGCACAGGTCGGACCGATCAACGAGGCGTTCACGCCGGACGAAACCCAGCGGGACTGGGCGGATCGCGTGCTCGCCGCGCGTGAAGAAGCGGGGGATCGAGGGGCGTTCGCCGTCGATGGAGAGATGATCGACGCACCGTTGCTGGCGCGCGCCGAGCGGATCGCCGAGCGCGCTCGCGCAGCAGGGTTCGATTCCGTCGGGGCCGCCACCGAGGAGTGA
- a CDS encoding Glu/Leu/Phe/Val dehydrogenase, whose protein sequence is MSDDVNPFESLQEQIDDAAAHLDVSDGLITRLKNPERILETNLTVELDDGSLDTLRAYRSEFNGDRGPYKGGIRYHPGVDRDEVKALSGWMVYKCATVGIPYGGGKGGISIDPSDYSEEELERITRAFAVELRPLIGEDKDIPAPDVNTGQREMNWIKDTYETLENTTEPGVITGKDIDSGGSEGRVEATGRSTVLAAREAFEYLGRDIADATVAVQGYGNAGWITAKLADEMGATVVSVSDSSGGIYDEDGIDPVAAKDHKRETGSVVGFHGATEEISNDDLLTLDVDLLVPAALENAIDADLAEDVSADVISEAANGPLTPDADDVLVDEDVLVVPDILANAGGVTVSYFEWVQNRQRFYWSEEKVNDELETIIVDAFDDLVEAYETHDLPNFRTAAYVVAIQRVVDAYDQAGTWP, encoded by the coding sequence ATGTCGGACGACGTCAATCCGTTCGAGAGCCTGCAAGAACAGATCGACGACGCGGCAGCCCACCTCGACGTGTCCGACGGGCTGATCACGCGCCTCAAGAACCCCGAGCGGATCCTCGAGACGAACCTCACGGTCGAACTCGACGACGGGAGCCTCGACACCCTCCGCGCCTACCGTTCGGAGTTCAACGGGGATCGCGGGCCGTACAAGGGCGGCATCCGCTACCACCCGGGCGTCGACCGCGACGAGGTCAAGGCGCTCTCCGGCTGGATGGTCTACAAGTGCGCGACTGTCGGCATTCCCTACGGCGGCGGCAAGGGCGGCATCTCGATCGATCCCAGCGACTACAGCGAGGAGGAACTCGAACGCATCACCCGGGCCTTCGCCGTCGAACTGCGGCCGCTCATCGGCGAGGACAAGGACATCCCCGCCCCGGACGTCAACACCGGCCAGCGGGAGATGAACTGGATCAAGGACACGTACGAGACCCTCGAGAACACCACCGAGCCGGGCGTCATCACCGGCAAGGACATCGACAGCGGTGGAAGCGAAGGTCGCGTCGAGGCGACGGGTCGCTCGACCGTCCTGGCGGCCCGCGAGGCCTTCGAGTACCTCGGCCGCGACATCGCCGACGCCACCGTCGCCGTCCAGGGCTACGGGAACGCCGGCTGGATCACTGCCAAACTCGCCGACGAGATGGGCGCCACCGTCGTCTCCGTCTCTGACTCCTCGGGTGGTATCTACGACGAGGACGGGATCGACCCCGTCGCCGCGAAGGACCACAAGCGCGAGACCGGGAGCGTCGTCGGCTTCCACGGCGCCACGGAGGAGATCAGCAACGACGACCTCCTGACGCTCGACGTCGACCTACTCGTCCCGGCGGCCCTCGAGAACGCCATCGACGCCGACCTCGCGGAGGACGTCTCCGCGGACGTCATCTCCGAGGCCGCGAACGGCCCGCTCACGCCCGACGCCGACGACGTCCTCGTGGACGAGGACGTGCTGGTCGTCCCCGACATCCTCGCGAACGCTGGCGGCGTGACCGTCTCCTACTTCGAGTGGGTCCAGAACCGCCAGCGCTTCTACTGGTCCGAGGAGAAGGTCAACGACGAACTCGAGACGATCATCGTCGACGCGTTCGACGACCTCGTCGAGGCCTACGAGACCCACGACCTGCCGAACTTCCGCACCGCCGCCTACGTCGTCGCGATCCAGCGCGTCGTCGACGCCTACGACCAGGCCGGTACCTGGCCCTGA